One Mycobacteroides salmoniphilum DNA segment encodes these proteins:
- a CDS encoding GNAT family N-acetyltransferase, translating to MTAGWSRSADLDTATLYGLLRLRAEAFIVDQNCAYQDLDGRDLEPETRHFWIKNENDDVVSGLRVLTDPQGSGFWIGRVCTAAGERGRGHAARLVRAVLAELGGARCRLNAQAHLRDMYGKLGFVVSGDEFLEDGIPHVPMTWMAGK from the coding sequence GTGACCGCCGGGTGGTCCCGGTCCGCTGACCTGGACACCGCGACGCTCTACGGACTACTGCGGTTACGCGCCGAGGCGTTCATCGTCGATCAGAACTGCGCCTACCAAGATCTCGACGGCCGCGATCTCGAGCCAGAGACCCGGCACTTTTGGATCAAGAACGAGAACGACGATGTTGTCAGTGGTCTGCGGGTGCTCACGGATCCGCAGGGCTCGGGTTTCTGGATCGGCCGGGTATGTACGGCGGCGGGTGAACGTGGCCGCGGGCACGCGGCGCGATTGGTCCGCGCCGTGCTGGCCGAGCTCGGCGGTGCGCGGTGTCGACTGAATGCGCAGGCTCACCTGAGGGACATGTATGGCAAGCTGGGATTCGTGGTCTCCGGTGACGAATTTCTCGAGGACGGGATACCGCACGTGCCCATGACCTGGATGGCCGGGAAATGA
- a CDS encoding response regulator transcription factor, whose protein sequence is MSRGGGRALNVLVVDDEPTLAELVSMALRYEGWDTNVAHDGATAVSLARLTPPDAVVLDVMLPDTCGMDVLSRLRDAHPRLPILLLTAKDAVEDRILGLSAGADDYVTKPFSLEEVVLGVRALLRRAGATTDADEPQIAVGDLVLNESSREVTRGGNLIALTTTEFELLRYLMQNAKRVLSKHQILERVWRYDFGGRSSIVELYISYLRKKIDVNHEPMIHTVRGAGYVLRPAY, encoded by the coding sequence ATGTCTCGCGGAGGCGGCAGGGCGCTTAACGTCCTAGTTGTCGACGATGAACCTACGTTGGCCGAGCTAGTGTCCATGGCACTTCGCTACGAAGGTTGGGATACCAATGTCGCGCACGATGGTGCCACCGCGGTTAGCCTCGCGCGGCTGACACCGCCAGACGCCGTCGTACTAGATGTGATGTTGCCCGACACCTGCGGCATGGACGTGTTATCGCGTTTACGGGACGCCCATCCTCGTCTGCCCATTTTACTGCTGACAGCTAAAGACGCCGTTGAGGACCGCATCCTTGGCCTAAGCGCAGGGGCGGATGACTATGTGACAAAACCGTTTAGCCTGGAAGAGGTTGTGCTAGGGGTACGAGCGTTGCTGCGCCGGGCGGGCGCGACCACGGATGCCGACGAACCCCAAATCGCCGTGGGCGATCTTGTTCTCAATGAAAGCAGCCGTGAAGTCACGCGGGGCGGAAATCTCATCGCCTTGACGACAACGGAGTTTGAACTGCTGCGCTATCTGATGCAGAACGCCAAACGAGTCCTAAGCAAGCACCAGATCCTGGAGCGGGTGTGGCGCTACGACTTCGGTGGGCGGTCCAGCATCGTCGAACTGTATATTTCATATCTGCGCAAGAAGATTGATGTGAATCACGAGCCCATGATCCATACCGTACGGGGCGCGGGCTACGTCCTCCGTCCTGCATACTGA
- the cobO gene encoding cob(I)yrinic acid a,c-diamide adenosyltransferase produces MPQGQPLVVPEDGLTTKARRNAPVLAVHTGAGKGKSTAAFGMALRAWHHGADVAVFQFVKSAKWRVGEESVFGELAKLHDEHGIGGSVQWHKMGSGWSWSRRAGTETDHAADAAAGWAEIARRLAAEEHGFYVLDEFTYPLKWGWVDVDEVVSVLRNRPGMQHVVITGRDAPQQLLDAADLVTEMTKVKHPMDQGRKGQRGIEW; encoded by the coding sequence ATGCCACAGGGACAACCGCTGGTGGTGCCAGAGGACGGGCTCACCACGAAGGCGCGTCGTAATGCCCCGGTGCTCGCGGTGCACACCGGCGCGGGAAAAGGCAAGTCCACCGCCGCCTTTGGCATGGCACTGCGTGCCTGGCATCACGGTGCGGATGTCGCGGTGTTCCAGTTCGTCAAGAGTGCAAAGTGGCGAGTGGGGGAAGAATCGGTCTTCGGTGAGCTCGCCAAGCTGCATGATGAGCACGGGATCGGCGGCTCGGTGCAGTGGCACAAGATGGGGTCGGGCTGGTCCTGGTCGCGTCGGGCAGGTACCGAAACCGACCACGCCGCCGATGCTGCCGCCGGTTGGGCCGAGATTGCCCGGCGACTGGCCGCGGAGGAACACGGTTTCTATGTGCTCGATGAATTCACCTACCCGCTCAAGTGGGGGTGGGTCGACGTCGACGAGGTGGTCTCGGTGCTGCGGAATCGCCCCGGCATGCAGCATGTCGTGATCACCGGACGCGATGCGCCACAGCAGCTTTTGGACGCTGCCGACTTGGTGACCGAGATGACTAAGGTCAAACATCCGATGGACCAGGGCCGCAAGGGCCAACGCGGTATCGAATGGTGA
- a CDS encoding alpha/beta hydrolase yields the protein MTWESDVLDGYLRQTIELGIDPDGEGVITATLVRPEIQPETGRAVLMVHGYTDYFFHTELAEHFLARGYRFFALDLRKCGRSRRVHQTPHYISDLSLYDAELNAAVNIITGEASGQNTAASLLIYGHSAGGLIVSLWLNRLRVADGLGNIAGLILNSPWLDLQGRPFLRSGGTTAAVKAISRFRAKQAIPLPHEGAYGASLHKDFHGEFDYNLEWKPVGGFPVRFGWISAIRHGHAELHRGLDVGAPNLILRSDRSLPGDVDPAAALHGDAVLDVQQIARWAGCIGNYQRIIPIPDAKHDVFLSVTEPRERAYQELNSWLDWYEAGGS from the coding sequence GTGACATGGGAATCCGATGTCCTCGATGGCTACCTTCGTCAGACCATTGAACTGGGCATTGACCCTGACGGCGAAGGTGTAATTACCGCCACACTGGTGCGCCCTGAAATTCAGCCGGAGACCGGACGCGCGGTGCTCATGGTGCACGGATATACCGACTACTTCTTCCACACCGAGCTTGCCGAACATTTCCTGGCCCGCGGCTATCGCTTCTTCGCGCTCGACTTGCGCAAATGCGGGCGTTCCCGGCGCGTTCACCAGACGCCGCACTACATCAGCGATCTGTCGCTCTACGACGCCGAACTCAACGCCGCGGTGAACATCATCACCGGGGAGGCCAGCGGGCAGAACACGGCCGCATCGCTGCTCATCTACGGACACTCCGCCGGCGGTCTGATCGTCTCGCTGTGGCTCAACCGCCTACGGGTGGCGGACGGCCTGGGCAATATCGCGGGACTCATCCTCAACAGCCCCTGGCTGGATCTTCAGGGCCGACCCTTTCTCCGCAGCGGCGGCACCACCGCGGCCGTCAAGGCGATTTCGCGATTCCGCGCCAAACAAGCGATTCCGCTACCGCACGAGGGCGCCTACGGTGCAAGCCTGCACAAGGACTTCCACGGAGAGTTCGACTACAACCTGGAGTGGAAGCCGGTCGGCGGGTTCCCGGTGCGGTTCGGGTGGATCAGTGCCATCCGGCATGGACATGCCGAGTTACACCGCGGCCTGGATGTCGGCGCGCCCAACCTGATCCTGCGCTCGGATCGCAGCCTCCCCGGAGACGTCGACCCCGCGGCGGCGCTACACGGCGATGCGGTCCTGGATGTTCAGCAGATTGCGCGCTGGGCGGGGTGCATCGGCAACTATCAACGCATCATCCCGATCCCCGATGCCAAACACGATGTGTTCCTGTCGGTGACGGAGCCACGCGAACGGGCGTACCAGGAACTGAATTCCTGGCTGGACTGGTACGAGGCGGGCGGCAGCTAA
- a CDS encoding sensor histidine kinase, protein MPAARLRQPFRAIHVLRAPRVWSLRTRLLFAQVVLLAVICALIGVGTSAALHRFLLNQLDGEVVITGLRSAALFEVGPPPLPRSISRPGEPAPVSLNVPGQSTGVLGAVIEDGHAHDAVVITADGSRMKLSDAVSAQLATVPETGIVTMKLDGLGSYRLVNTPTRHEARIVVGQPTAGIDRILFAVVAMFCAVGAIALIVGAIASLLIIRHQLGPISEVAAAARDVAELDLARGDVNLPRSIAEVDAANTGTEVGQLSTALNRMLHRIADALAARQASEARVRQFVADASHELRTPLAAIRGYAEFARREENRASAEIAHAMGRVDSEARRMSVLVEDMLLLARLDAGRSLEQESVDLSRLAIDAVSDAHVSAPEHHWLLDLPEEPIVVTGDNARLHQVLLNLLSNCRLHTPAGTTTTVTLRPAVSGAAQLDVIDNGPGIPHALQPEIFERFARGDTSRSRRGGSSGLGLAIAAAIVHAHHGTMTVVSRPGHTAFTITLPEAPRSPA, encoded by the coding sequence ATGCCAGCGGCTCGCCTGCGGCAACCATTCCGGGCAATCCATGTACTGCGAGCGCCGCGAGTGTGGTCGTTGCGGACTCGGCTGCTATTTGCTCAAGTGGTATTGCTGGCGGTGATTTGCGCGCTGATCGGAGTCGGCACGTCGGCGGCACTGCATCGTTTTCTGCTCAATCAGCTTGACGGTGAAGTCGTCATCACGGGGCTGCGGTCGGCGGCGCTGTTCGAAGTCGGTCCGCCACCACTACCGCGCTCCATATCGCGGCCGGGCGAACCGGCACCGGTATCTCTCAACGTGCCGGGGCAGTCAACCGGAGTTCTCGGGGCGGTCATCGAAGACGGTCATGCACACGACGCCGTGGTCATCACCGCCGACGGGTCTCGAATGAAGCTCTCCGATGCTGTCAGTGCCCAATTGGCGACTGTCCCTGAAACCGGCATCGTCACAATGAAACTCGACGGGCTCGGCAGCTATCGGCTGGTCAATACTCCCACCCGTCACGAGGCACGGATTGTTGTTGGACAGCCCACTGCGGGCATTGACCGAATCCTGTTCGCGGTGGTGGCGATGTTCTGTGCGGTTGGCGCCATTGCGCTGATTGTCGGTGCGATCGCTAGTCTCCTCATCATCCGGCACCAATTGGGCCCGATATCGGAAGTCGCCGCTGCGGCCCGCGACGTTGCCGAACTCGACCTCGCGCGAGGCGATGTGAACCTGCCCAGGTCCATTGCAGAAGTCGATGCTGCCAATACCGGCACAGAAGTGGGCCAACTCAGTACCGCACTGAACCGGATGCTGCACCGCATCGCAGATGCGCTCGCAGCTCGGCAGGCTAGCGAAGCCCGGGTCCGCCAGTTTGTCGCCGACGCCAGCCATGAGCTGAGAACACCCCTCGCCGCGATCCGCGGATACGCTGAATTCGCGCGCCGCGAAGAGAACCGGGCTAGCGCTGAAATCGCCCACGCCATGGGCCGTGTTGATTCTGAAGCCAGGCGTATGAGCGTGCTCGTCGAAGACATGCTTCTCCTGGCCCGACTCGATGCGGGCCGCTCCCTAGAGCAGGAATCTGTCGATCTCTCCCGGCTGGCGATCGACGCTGTCAGCGATGCACATGTCTCAGCGCCAGAACATCATTGGTTACTTGACCTGCCCGAAGAGCCCATAGTCGTCACCGGCGATAACGCCAGACTGCACCAGGTCCTGCTCAACTTACTGTCCAACTGCCGGCTGCACACCCCAGCAGGGACCACCACGACCGTCACATTGCGCCCCGCCGTCAGCGGCGCCGCCCAATTGGACGTCATCGATAACGGCCCGGGAATTCCGCACGCCTTGCAGCCGGAAATATTCGAACGCTTCGCTCGCGGCGACACCTCACGCTCCCGCCGCGGCGGCAGTAGCGGTCTCGGGCTGGCAATCGCTGCCGCCATTGTCCATGCACATCACGGCACCATGACCGTAGTGAGCCGCCCAGGCCATACGGCCTTCACGATCACGCTGCCAGAAGCCCCACGCTCCCCGGCCTGA
- a CDS encoding magnesium chelatase subunit D family protein → MTSTTGVPGYPLSAIVGHDQLRLALVLSAVRPDIGGVLIRGEKGTAKSTAVRALTSVLGSVDGARLVELPIGATEDRVVGSLDLQKVLRDGEHAFSPGLLARANGGVLYVDEVNLLHDHLVDVILDAAAMGRVHVERDGVSHSYDARFVLIGTMNPEEGELRPQLLDRFGFAVDVHASREVPVRAEVIRRRLAYEADPAGFVSRYASEEAELAERIADARQLLPRVTLPDAELQRIAALCATFDVDGMRADLVVARAAIAHAAWRGAEVVGEPDIRVAAELALPHRRRRDPFDEPGLDPEQLDQAMRDSAPPQDQDPSGDDPDPDPDGPGGGAPEPSSDPAKADDSEKDSASTPAPSRPSPAPSATFRAKTFRVPGVGMGAPGRRSAARNRTGKVIAPHPDEGFGVHVIGTLMSAASRVTEPGRLPKPVLSDVQWAIREGREGNLVIFVVDASGSMAARQKMSAVSGATLSLLRDAYQRRDKVAVITFRGQEAAMLLAPTSSTHIAGRKLQQFDTGGKTPLAQGLLAARDLVSREHGRDPHRRALVVVLTDGRATGGPDPLGRTRRAAGMLRAEQVACVVVDCETSFVRMDLAVTLAQQLDAPVIQLDHLNADRLAGVVRGATAA, encoded by the coding sequence ATGACCAGCACCACAGGCGTTCCCGGATACCCGCTCAGTGCGATCGTCGGGCACGACCAGCTGCGGTTGGCGCTCGTGCTCTCGGCGGTGCGCCCCGATATCGGGGGAGTGCTCATCCGCGGAGAGAAGGGCACTGCCAAGTCGACGGCGGTGCGTGCTCTGACCTCCGTACTGGGTTCCGTCGACGGCGCACGTCTGGTGGAACTCCCGATCGGCGCCACCGAAGATCGGGTCGTTGGTTCCCTCGACCTGCAGAAGGTGCTGCGCGACGGTGAACATGCTTTTTCCCCGGGGCTTTTGGCGCGGGCCAACGGCGGCGTGCTGTACGTGGACGAGGTCAACCTGCTGCACGACCATCTGGTCGACGTGATCCTCGATGCGGCCGCGATGGGTCGCGTGCATGTCGAGCGTGACGGTGTATCCCATTCCTACGACGCGCGATTCGTGCTGATCGGCACGATGAATCCCGAGGAGGGGGAGCTGCGGCCACAGCTGCTGGACCGCTTCGGATTCGCGGTGGATGTACACGCTTCCCGGGAGGTGCCGGTACGGGCCGAGGTCATCCGTAGGCGACTTGCTTATGAGGCAGATCCCGCCGGGTTTGTCTCGCGTTACGCCTCTGAGGAGGCTGAGCTGGCGGAACGGATTGCCGATGCCCGGCAGTTGTTACCCCGGGTCACCTTGCCCGACGCGGAGTTACAGCGTATTGCGGCCCTGTGCGCGACCTTCGATGTGGATGGTATGCGCGCCGATCTGGTGGTGGCACGCGCCGCGATCGCCCATGCGGCATGGCGTGGTGCCGAGGTGGTCGGCGAGCCCGATATCCGGGTGGCCGCCGAGTTGGCGCTGCCGCACCGGCGGCGCCGAGACCCGTTCGACGAGCCGGGCCTGGATCCGGAGCAGCTCGACCAGGCGATGCGCGATAGCGCGCCGCCGCAGGATCAGGATCCCAGCGGGGATGACCCAGACCCCGATCCGGATGGTCCCGGTGGTGGCGCACCCGAGCCTTCTTCGGATCCAGCCAAAGCCGATGATTCGGAGAAGGATTCAGCGTCTACGCCGGCGCCGTCTCGGCCCAGCCCGGCGCCCTCGGCGACTTTTCGCGCCAAGACGTTCCGGGTGCCGGGTGTTGGCATGGGCGCCCCGGGACGACGTTCCGCGGCGCGCAACCGCACCGGCAAGGTGATCGCGCCGCACCCCGATGAGGGATTCGGGGTGCACGTGATCGGCACGCTGATGTCCGCAGCGAGCCGGGTGACTGAACCCGGCAGGCTACCCAAACCGGTGCTCTCCGATGTGCAGTGGGCAATCAGGGAAGGGCGCGAAGGCAATCTGGTGATTTTCGTGGTCGACGCCTCGGGGTCGATGGCGGCCCGCCAGAAGATGTCGGCGGTCAGCGGAGCCACCTTGTCGCTGCTGCGAGATGCTTATCAGCGACGCGACAAGGTTGCGGTTATCACCTTCCGCGGTCAGGAAGCGGCGATGCTATTGGCACCGACAAGTTCTACCCATATCGCGGGACGCAAGCTGCAACAGTTCGATACCGGTGGTAAAACGCCGCTGGCACAAGGGCTTTTGGCGGCACGCGATCTCGTCTCCCGCGAGCATGGCCGTGATCCGCATCGCCGCGCCCTCGTGGTGGTGCTCACCGACGGACGCGCTACCGGCGGTCCTGACCCCTTGGGGCGGACTCGTCGCGCTGCGGGAATGCTGCGTGCCGAGCAGGTCGCTTGCGTGGTGGTCGATTGCGAGACATCTTTCGTGAGAATGGATCTGGCGGTCACGCTGGCTCAACAGCTTGATGCACCGGTGATCCAGCTCGACCACCTTAATGCCGACCGGCTTGCCGGTGTGGTCCGCGGTGCCACCGCCGCGTGA
- the mqo gene encoding malate dehydrogenase (quinone) produces MSKAQVEQTDVALIGSGIMSATLSALLRLVEPDLSITLIERLDAAASESSDPWNNAGTGHSALCELNYTPQKADGSIDITKAVTVNEQFQVSRQFWAYAVENGVLPDVRGFLNPIPHVSYVHGADKVEYLRKRHDALAGNPLFAKMEFINDDDEFARRLPLMAAGRDFSDPVGLNWSQDGTDVDFGELSKQLVGFGVRSGTSAIFGTEVRNISRESDGGWILKLVNGRTGEKRKLKAKFVFVGAGGGALGLLQKAGIPEAKGFGGFPVSGAFLRTNNIDLTEGHKAKVYGFPPLGAPPMSAPHLDTRVINGKEWLLFGPFAGWSPKFLKMGKVTDLPASVKPNNLASMVGVGLTEFKLATFLLSQLRLTPDDRIDMLREFAPKAQRSDWELITAGQRVQVIRPAKGKGGALEFGTMVLNSADGSIAGLLGASPGASTAVPAMLDVMQRCFPDRFANWMPKLKEMIPSLGISLSDEPTLFGEVWDWGTQVLGLEQ; encoded by the coding sequence GTGTCAAAAGCGCAGGTGGAGCAGACAGACGTTGCCCTGATTGGGTCAGGGATCATGAGCGCGACGCTCAGCGCCTTGCTGCGATTGGTCGAACCGGACCTGTCGATCACCTTGATCGAACGCCTCGATGCGGCCGCGAGCGAAAGCAGCGACCCGTGGAACAACGCGGGTACCGGTCACTCGGCACTCTGCGAGCTCAACTACACGCCGCAGAAGGCTGACGGCTCGATTGACATCACCAAGGCCGTCACGGTCAACGAGCAGTTCCAGGTATCGCGCCAGTTCTGGGCGTACGCCGTGGAGAACGGTGTGCTGCCCGACGTCCGCGGGTTCCTCAACCCCATCCCACATGTGAGCTACGTGCACGGAGCCGACAAGGTTGAGTATCTGCGCAAGCGCCACGATGCCCTGGCCGGTAACCCGCTGTTCGCGAAGATGGAGTTCATCAACGACGACGATGAGTTCGCGCGTCGCCTGCCGTTGATGGCGGCCGGACGCGACTTCTCCGATCCGGTGGGGTTGAACTGGAGCCAGGACGGTACCGACGTCGACTTCGGTGAGCTGTCAAAGCAGTTGGTCGGCTTCGGCGTTCGCAGCGGCACCAGCGCGATCTTCGGCACCGAGGTCCGCAACATCAGCCGTGAAAGCGACGGCGGATGGATCCTCAAGCTGGTCAACGGACGCACGGGCGAGAAGCGCAAGCTCAAAGCCAAGTTTGTGTTCGTCGGCGCCGGTGGCGGGGCACTGGGTCTGCTGCAGAAGGCCGGAATCCCGGAAGCCAAGGGCTTCGGCGGGTTCCCGGTGAGCGGCGCCTTCCTGCGCACCAACAACATCGACCTCACCGAGGGCCACAAGGCCAAGGTCTACGGCTTCCCGCCACTCGGTGCACCGCCGATGTCGGCGCCGCACTTGGACACCCGGGTGATCAACGGAAAGGAATGGCTGTTGTTCGGGCCGTTCGCCGGATGGTCGCCCAAATTCCTCAAGATGGGCAAGGTCACCGACCTGCCCGCGTCGGTGAAGCCCAACAACCTTGCATCGATGGTCGGCGTTGGTCTCACCGAGTTCAAGCTCGCGACTTTCCTATTGAGCCAGCTGCGTCTCACTCCGGATGACCGGATCGACATGCTGCGCGAATTCGCGCCCAAGGCACAGCGTTCCGATTGGGAGCTGATCACCGCCGGCCAGCGCGTGCAGGTCATTCGGCCGGCCAAGGGCAAGGGTGGTGCGCTCGAATTCGGCACCATGGTGCTCAATTCGGCCGACGGCAGCATTGCCGGCCTGCTCGGCGCCTCGCCGGGTGCGTCCACCGCGGTGCCGGCCATGCTCGACGTCATGCAGCGGTGCTTCCCTGACCGGTTCGCCAACTGGATGCCCAAACTCAAGGAAATGATCCCGTCGCTGGGTATCAGTCTGTCGGATGAGCCCACACTGTTCGGTGAGGTATGGGACTGGGGCACACAGGTTCTCGGCCTGGAGCAGTGA
- a CDS encoding cobyrinate a,c-diamide synthase has product MVIAAPASGSGKTTVATGLMGALRRAGHRVAPFKVGPDYIDPGYHSLVTGRPGRNLDSVLVGSDLIGPLFGHGCRGADIAVIEGVMGLFDGRIGDAEGSTAQIAALLGAPVVLVVDAKGYSQSMAALLHGFVVHAAEEGIRIAGVILNRVGSARHREILTAAADRAGLSVLGALPRIEEISVPSRHLGLVTAIEHGQAALDAIEAMTQLVGAHVDIPAIVAAARSEVTAPPWDPADAIGAPVVGEPVVALAAGSAFTFGYAEHRELLAAAGAVVAEFDPRRDALPDETAALVLPGGFPEQFTADLSSNESLRQQVRDMSGPIHAECAGLTYLCHDLDGAPMCGVINAHARFTDSLTLGYRDAVAITGSALFDEGERLSGHEFHRTTVDYRDDAGYRAWAWGTSDGVRREGVVAGEGRIHASYLHTHPAAHPQAVARFVSRATT; this is encoded by the coding sequence ATCGTGATCGCCGCGCCCGCGTCGGGCAGCGGAAAGACCACGGTGGCCACGGGCTTGATGGGCGCGCTGCGGCGTGCGGGTCACCGCGTGGCGCCGTTCAAGGTAGGGCCGGATTACATCGATCCCGGATATCACAGCCTGGTGACCGGCAGGCCGGGCCGCAATCTCGACAGCGTGCTCGTGGGCAGCGATCTGATCGGACCCCTGTTCGGGCACGGCTGCCGCGGCGCCGATATCGCCGTAATCGAAGGAGTGATGGGGCTCTTCGACGGCCGGATCGGTGATGCGGAGGGTTCCACGGCCCAGATCGCAGCCTTGCTCGGGGCACCGGTGGTGCTGGTGGTCGACGCCAAGGGATACAGCCAGAGCATGGCTGCGCTCCTGCATGGTTTTGTGGTACATGCCGCCGAGGAGGGGATCAGGATCGCCGGCGTGATTCTGAACCGGGTCGGGTCGGCGCGGCACCGCGAGATCCTCACGGCAGCAGCCGACCGTGCCGGACTTTCCGTGCTCGGGGCGTTGCCTCGTATCGAGGAGATATCGGTCCCATCAAGACATTTGGGACTGGTGACGGCTATCGAGCATGGCCAGGCAGCACTCGATGCGATCGAGGCGATGACCCAGCTGGTCGGCGCGCATGTGGACATACCCGCGATTGTCGCCGCCGCCCGCAGTGAGGTGACGGCCCCCCCGTGGGATCCGGCGGACGCCATCGGCGCCCCGGTGGTCGGGGAGCCCGTGGTGGCGCTGGCGGCTGGTTCGGCGTTTACCTTCGGCTACGCCGAACATCGCGAGTTGTTGGCCGCCGCGGGTGCGGTGGTGGCCGAATTCGACCCGCGCCGGGACGCATTGCCCGACGAGACCGCTGCCTTGGTACTGCCCGGCGGATTTCCAGAACAGTTCACCGCCGACCTGTCGTCCAATGAATCACTACGCCAACAGGTTCGTGACATGTCGGGACCGATCCATGCCGAATGCGCGGGGCTCACGTACCTGTGTCACGACCTCGACGGCGCGCCGATGTGTGGGGTGATTAACGCGCATGCCCGCTTCACCGATTCGCTCACCCTCGGGTACCGGGACGCCGTGGCGATCACCGGCTCTGCGTTGTTCGATGAGGGGGAACGGTTGAGCGGACACGAGTTTCATCGCACCACGGTCGACTATCGCGATGACGCTGGGTATCGCGCCTGGGCCTGGGGCACCTCCGACGGTGTCCGTCGTGAGGGCGTGGTGGCGGGGGAGGGCCGCATCCACGCCTCGTACCTGCATACGCATCCGGCAGCGCATCCTCAGGCGGTTGCCAGATTTGTGTCACGGGCGACGACGTAG
- a CDS encoding VC0807 family protein, with translation MQSAISGESIQCQVADTIPTSIPSCRTSHIAPAALVSKPPAGTTKSRIRHALVSAGLGLGTYYGTRLAGASELHALIAAAAVSAVRVIYTIAKDRRFDLIAGFIMLTHGATLIVALYTGSPELAQLTRVAPLAVAGLFFIASGLLGRPLTQIVVAKILPLWIQQRLGTREWEQSDHTAYRRMHIWLCLAVGVIYLAQALLMTTVIHNNSADVAQLVNKAVSTVSEFIRLAFAIGTIWLFRQSRQKTPT, from the coding sequence ATGCAGTCGGCAATCTCCGGCGAATCTATTCAATGCCAAGTGGCCGACACGATTCCCACCAGCATCCCCAGTTGCCGCACAAGCCATATCGCTCCGGCCGCCCTGGTGAGTAAACCGCCGGCCGGGACAACGAAGTCGCGCATTCGGCATGCCCTGGTCAGCGCCGGATTGGGACTGGGCACCTACTACGGCACGCGTCTGGCCGGAGCATCCGAACTCCACGCCCTCATCGCTGCCGCGGCGGTTTCCGCAGTGCGGGTTATCTATACGATCGCAAAGGATCGCCGCTTCGATCTTATCGCGGGTTTCATCATGCTTACGCATGGTGCGACGCTAATCGTCGCGCTATATACCGGATCGCCGGAGCTGGCCCAGCTCACTCGGGTGGCGCCATTGGCAGTGGCCGGACTGTTCTTCATCGCCAGTGGCTTGCTTGGTCGACCACTCACACAGATAGTCGTCGCGAAGATACTGCCTCTTTGGATCCAGCAACGTCTCGGTACACGAGAATGGGAACAGTCCGACCATACCGCTTACCGCCGTATGCACATCTGGCTGTGTCTGGCCGTCGGTGTGATCTATCTTGCCCAGGCACTACTCATGACGACCGTGATTCACAACAATTCAGCCGATGTCGCCCAGTTGGTTAACAAGGCAGTGAGCACGGTATCCGAATTTATCCGCCTTGCGTTCGCGATCGGCACGATCTGGTTGTTCAGACAGAGTCGACAAAAGACACCGACATAG
- a CDS encoding MspA family porin, whose translation MIARLISAGFFMAAYGLTDAATAIAEPKDMAPQQYSRTTRDGWHLEIRLDNERVNSVPNLAAATNSREAFITLSGTATATGGTNPITDSLFLIGYQLGCQSDVSSGLQLGGSAGIAPSVNVGVLPLQTLGVGGSAGVSGFVQTVVQPGVIVNLPLGNMVLSRGNTGALDLDNVHVKADACGGDVTVRSFASLRVSTEAGHTEFAIYGEPIKI comes from the coding sequence GTGATTGCCCGTCTCATAAGCGCAGGCTTCTTTATGGCTGCGTATGGGCTCACAGATGCGGCCACGGCCATCGCAGAGCCAAAAGATATGGCCCCGCAGCAATATTCGAGGACTACCCGGGATGGATGGCATCTGGAGATTCGGTTGGACAACGAGCGTGTGAACTCCGTGCCCAACCTGGCGGCGGCCACGAACTCACGCGAGGCGTTCATTACACTCTCGGGCACGGCAACCGCGACCGGTGGCACCAACCCCATTACCGATAGCCTCTTCCTTATCGGCTACCAGCTCGGCTGCCAGTCCGATGTGTCGTCGGGATTGCAGCTCGGCGGATCCGCAGGTATCGCACCGTCAGTGAACGTCGGTGTGCTTCCCCTGCAAACGCTGGGCGTTGGAGGCAGCGCTGGAGTCAGCGGATTTGTGCAAACCGTGGTGCAACCGGGCGTCATTGTGAACCTTCCGCTGGGCAATATGGTCCTGTCGCGGGGCAATACGGGAGCGTTGGATCTGGACAACGTCCATGTGAAGGCGGATGCCTGCGGAGGGGACGTCACCGTCCGGTCCTTCGCCTCGCTGCGTGTGTCCACCGAGGCCGGCCACACCGAATTCGCCATCTATGGCGAACCGATCAAGATCTAA